In one Dermacentor variabilis isolate Ectoservices chromosome 4, ASM5094787v1, whole genome shotgun sequence genomic region, the following are encoded:
- the LOC142577667 gene encoding uncharacterized protein LOC142577667 → MRPFGTNRALPPDNDIHSLAGGLYQQQSCLEPPNGHSSLELVEYNLEEEHIEALDLTVQKVCQKEESATACFTTPAGNLPCLLHRAAGPDSRVCFFGGFDTVSLTPGALRDLCGVSDNVFSLLLSLLPHTRDKGTDVSLPNKLLIFLFKMKHGVPFSAIAVIFGIHETTAARTFHAVLGTLVGATRKWIYKPHMQVIRDTRPECFKVNYPDCTLIVDCTEVRTETPSEVRQQHVLYSTYKSGFTLKFLVAIAPSGLIVFKSKSYGGRCSDTQIVLESGFLEIIGQRDVILADKGFPGILAGVAGKSAVLIMPPFSTGNQPFSPAELQETYNVAQVRVHVERVIQRIKTHGILEHRIPVSLIPAMSEIFHMCCILANLQSPIIQSNTK, encoded by the exons GACAATGACATTCACAGTTTGGCTGGAGGCTTGTATCAGCAGCAGTCATGCCTTGAACCGCCAAATGGACACAGTAGCCTGGAGCTG GTTGAATACAATCTTGAAGAGGAGCACATTGAGGCATTAGACCTTACAGTGCAAAAGGTGTGCCAGAAAGAAGAATCAGCCACAGCATGCTTCACAACACCAGCAGGAAATTTGCCATGCCTATTGCACCGTGCCGCAGGACCAGACTCTAGGGTTTGCTTTTTTGGGGGATTCGACACAGTTTCCTTAACACCCGGTGCACTGAGAGACCTCTGTGGCGTTTCTGACAATGTTTTCTCCCTCCTGTTAAGTCTCCTGCCTCACACGAGAGATAAGGGTACTGATGTCAGCCTTCCGAACAAACTTTTAATATTTCTATTCAAAATGAAGCACGGAGTGCCTTTTAGTGCAATTGCAGTAATTTTTGGCATTCATGAAACAACAGCGGCACGAACGTTTCATGCAGTTCTGGGCACGCTTGTGGGTGCTACAAGAAAGTGGATATATAAGCCACATATGCAAGTGATACGGGATACACGTCCAGAGTGTTTTAAGGTCAACTATCCTGACTGCACACTTATTGTCGATTGCACTGAGGTGCGCACAGAAACACCATCAGAGGTGAGGCAACAACATGTCCTCTACTCCACGTACAAAAGTGGCTTTACATTGAAATTTTTAGTTGCGATTGCCCCCTCTGGCCTCATTGTATTCAAGTCCAAATCCTATGGTGGGCGTTGCTCAGACACACAAATCGTGCTGGAATCAGGATTCCTTGAAATAATTGGTCAGCGTGATGTTATTCTTGCTGATAAGGGTTTCCCTGGAATACTAGCAGGTGTAGCAGGTAAAAGTGCCGTACTGATTATGCCACCATTCTCAACTGGCAACCAGCCTTTCTCACCTGCAGAACTGCAAGAAACATACAATGTTGCTCAAGTGCGCGTGCATGTAGAGAGAGTGATACAGCGCATAAAAACTCATGGAATTTTGGAGCACCGTATTCCTGTCAGTTTGATTCCTGCCATGAGTGAGATTTTTCATATGTGCTGCATTTTGGCAAATCTGCAAAGTCCAATAATTCAAAGCAACACAAAGTAA